A section of the Centropristis striata isolate RG_2023a ecotype Rhode Island chromosome 7, C.striata_1.0, whole genome shotgun sequence genome encodes:
- the nfu1 gene encoding NFU1 iron-sulfur cluster scaffold homolog, mitochondrial, producing MATYRQVGRLLGVSARLSRPLAVSGYQCAGLHWPSHNKAVPNRMPQNPHWVVPGRTMFVQTQDTPNPNSLKFLPGCIVLESGTMNFDGPRDAHCSPLARQLFRIEGVKSVFLGPDFITITRPDEHIEWKVIKPDVFATIMDFFTSGLPVVNEDSTPSPDTAPSDDDDEVVAMIKELLDTRIRPTVQEDGGDVVYRGFEDGIVKLKLQGSCTSCPSSIVTLKSGIQNMLQFYVPEVESVEQVKDEDEEAARA from the exons ATGGCGACTTACAGGCAGGTCGGCAGGTTGTTGGGTGTTTCAGCAAGGCTTTCTCGGCC TCTTGCAGTCAGTGGATATCAGTGCGCTGGATTACACTGGCCTTCACACAACAAAGCAGTACCAAACAGAATGCCACAAAACCCTCATTGGGTTGTTCCTG GAAGGACCATGTTTGTGCAGACACAGGACACACCAAATCCGAACAGTTTAAAGTTCCTGCCCGGTTGTATAGTTCTTGAATCAGGGACAATGAATTTTGACGGCCCTCGTGATGCGCACTGCTCACCTTTAGCCAG GCAGCTGTTCAGGATTGAAGGAGTAAAGAGTGTCTTCCTGGGCCCTGACTTCATCACTATAACAAGG CCTGATGAACACATTGAATGGAAGGTAATCAAGCCTGATGTATTTGCAACAATTATGGACTTTTTCACATCTGGACTTCCTGTGGTCAATGAGGACAGCACACCTAGTCCAGATACAG CACCTTCAGATGATGACGATGAAGTAGTCGCCATGATCAAAGAACTGTTGGACACTCGAATAAG GCCAACAGTGCAGGAGGATGGAGGTGATGTTGTGTATCGGGGGTTTGAGGACGGCATTGTTAAACTGAAGCTGCAGGGCTCCTGTACCAGTTGTCCCAGTTCCATTGTTACTCTGAAGAGTGGAATCCAAAACATGCTGCAGTTTTACGTCCCTGAAGTTGAATCAGTGGAGcag GTgaaggatgaggatgaggaggctGCTCGAGCTTGA
- the c7h9orf78 gene encoding splicing factor C9orf78 homolog, whose translation MPSGKNFRRRRGSSDAEEDETTQEVRSKVEEAKELQSLRKRQTGVSVTALLVGEKLPPESEIDNDPFKLKTGGVVDMKKVKDRNRDMTEEETDLNLGTSFSAETNRRDEDADMMKYIETELKKKKGLVEAEEQKVKVKNAEDHLYELPENIRVNSAKKTEEMLSNQMLSGIPEVDLGIDAKIKNIIQTEDAKAKLLAEQRNKKKDHGTSFVPTNIAVNYVQHNRFYHEDVNAPQRHHRHREEPKARPLRVGDTEKPGPEASPPPNYRKRPNNEKATDDYHYEKFKKMNRRY comes from the exons atgccgTCTGGCAAAAACTTTAGGCGGAGGAGGGGCTCGTCAGATGCGGAAGAGGATGAGACAACTCAAGAAGTCAG ATCAAAAGTAGAAGAGGCTAAAGAGCTCCAGAGCTTGAGGAAACGACAGACTGGAGTCAG tGTGACTGCCCTGCTGGTAGGGGAGAAACTGCCCCCAGAGTCTGAAATTGAT AATGACCCTTTTAAACTGAAGACTGGAGGGGTTGTAGACATGAAGAAAGTTAAAGACAGGAACAGGGACAT GACAGAAGAAGAGACGGACCTGAACCTGGGCACCTCCTTTTCGGCTGAAACTAACAGAAGAGACGAGGATGCTgacat GATGAAATATATTGAGACCGAgctgaaaaagaagaaagggtTGGTGGAAGCTGAGGAGCAGAAAGTTAAGGTGAAGAATGCAGAGGACCACCTGTATGAGCTGCCTGAGAACATCCGAGTCAATTCTGCAAAGAAGACAGAGGAGATGTTGTCTAATCAGATGCTGAGTGGGATCCCTGAAGTCGACCTTGGCATTGA tgcaaagataaagaatatTATCCAGACAGAGGATGCAAAAGCCAAGCTTCTGGCAGAACAAAGGAACAAGAAAAAAGACCACGGCACGTCATTTGTACCCACCAACATCGCTGTCAACTACGTCCAACACAACCGCT tctatCATGAGGATGTGAACGCACCACAGAGGCaccacagacacagagaagaGCCCAAAGCCAGGCCGCTGCGTGTGGGAGACACTGAGAAACCAGGTCCAGAGG CTTCACCACCACCCAACTACCGCAAACGTCCAAACAACGAAAAGGCCACAGATGACTACCATTATGAGAAGTTCAAGAAGATGAATCGACGATACTGA